Proteins co-encoded in one Rhodothermales bacterium genomic window:
- a CDS encoding two-component regulator propeller domain-containing protein, producing the protein MRMFCRIACAAILLYGMTSPAVAGSRVPFRHYSISEGLPHENVKALAQTADGRLWIGTSAGLSVFNGAEFIDIDFADLATPASVYELEAMPDGSLWVATVSHGVWFVQDGRATQPFPMLANERIHRFVLREDTLFLFGPQMRWSIDLATQTIGRSPYRYAAGTPQGAGIVSADIAADGTVWVLDGRLGPGRMMEDGVVHFRQELAQMQASTWRFLRFDMYGTGWVTHQHEGLYRIVSDGSLELVLAANGAEHICVTPDRIAVASGRLGGLMWDLQKEAPITPLDEQRGLPTNRINCLFRDNEGNTWIGTQDGLVQLINPGVEHVMEAAGQPLVELEGIGRAGDGSIWVASRTGGLVRVAPQPGVFQPAPDARWTALIDGQDGQLYALEDHAWYRFASAERWVQVGPHDGAIRGVVDGAGAGFFKQSDGLYRHDPDGTKDRLVNWLPDERMLYEHTLTPDGRLLVWDNGRLLDVEKQSSADTGVAEVRVIAEFPALRGVGVRTVAMDSGRRIWVSLQGRGLFCIQGDDVLFVLPDQEITRVEQLNDSLMAVEAHDGLHAFAFRQIDNGIRRLRLGNAVKKALTPRYHIGQSDGLLSSIVAGAVTSAEALWVAHPGGLTVMPLSVVYRELPPPTVLLTAVNLNGINNTPALPLRFSARDRNVGFSFSSTAFASQHRVYYRYRLRGFDNMWRETDENAVHYADLPSGSYQFEVQAGVEPNVFSQAVAYAFAIPRPFHEHPIVWASALLLLLGALYGGHRYRVRHLVHIERTRTQIAMDLHDDIGSSLMSLSLLSTMARQRSEQKEEVSPLLSEIGLTASALVDSMSDIVWAIDPMQDTFRSVIERLQGFAQRMTASSDIDIEWQIGPEIDAIVFPPRVRRNLYLIVKEAMTNAIKHSGSAMIVIRMRSEEHALTVEVEDSGKGLPSGTPAGGYGLRTMRMRAGKSGASLFIHAVEQGGTRVTVRCPFNAQA; encoded by the coding sequence ATGCGTATGTTTTGCCGGATCGCTTGTGCGGCGATCCTTCTGTACGGCATGACTTCGCCGGCTGTGGCCGGAAGCCGTGTCCCGTTTCGTCACTATTCGATTTCCGAGGGACTGCCGCACGAAAACGTAAAAGCGCTGGCCCAGACGGCGGATGGCCGGCTGTGGATCGGCACGTCCGCCGGGTTGAGTGTGTTCAACGGGGCGGAGTTTATCGACATCGACTTCGCCGATCTGGCCACGCCGGCGTCGGTCTACGAGCTGGAGGCCATGCCGGACGGTAGCCTCTGGGTGGCTACTGTATCCCACGGGGTGTGGTTCGTCCAGGACGGTAGGGCGACCCAGCCGTTTCCGATGCTGGCCAACGAGCGGATCCATCGCTTCGTCCTGCGCGAGGATACATTATTTTTGTTTGGACCTCAGATGAGATGGTCCATCGATCTCGCCACGCAGACGATTGGACGATCCCCCTACCGGTATGCCGCCGGGACGCCGCAGGGCGCCGGCATCGTCAGCGCCGATATCGCTGCGGACGGCACGGTGTGGGTACTCGACGGCCGGCTGGGGCCGGGCCGGATGATGGAAGATGGTGTCGTCCACTTCCGTCAGGAGCTCGCGCAGATGCAGGCCTCGACCTGGCGCTTTCTCCGCTTCGACATGTATGGTACCGGCTGGGTCACGCATCAGCACGAGGGCCTCTACCGGATCGTTTCTGACGGTTCCCTCGAACTCGTCCTTGCCGCGAACGGGGCCGAACACATATGCGTCACGCCGGATCGCATCGCCGTGGCCTCCGGGCGGCTCGGCGGCCTCATGTGGGATCTTCAGAAAGAGGCGCCCATCACCCCACTCGATGAACAACGCGGGCTACCCACCAACCGGATCAACTGCCTCTTTCGCGACAATGAGGGCAATACGTGGATCGGCACGCAGGACGGCTTGGTGCAACTGATCAACCCGGGTGTGGAACATGTGATGGAAGCGGCCGGCCAACCCCTGGTCGAGCTCGAAGGCATCGGCCGCGCCGGCGACGGTTCGATCTGGGTTGCGTCTCGGACGGGGGGCCTCGTGCGGGTTGCCCCACAACCCGGCGTGTTTCAGCCCGCCCCTGACGCGCGGTGGACGGCGCTCATCGATGGCCAGGACGGTCAGCTGTATGCGCTGGAGGACCACGCCTGGTATCGGTTCGCCAGCGCGGAGCGCTGGGTTCAGGTCGGACCGCACGATGGCGCAATCCGCGGGGTTGTGGATGGCGCCGGCGCCGGCTTCTTCAAACAATCGGACGGCCTCTATCGGCACGATCCCGATGGCACGAAAGATCGGCTTGTGAACTGGTTGCCGGATGAGCGCATGTTGTACGAACACACCCTGACGCCCGACGGCAGGCTCCTGGTGTGGGATAACGGCCGGCTGCTCGACGTGGAGAAGCAGTCGTCCGCCGATACCGGCGTGGCGGAGGTCCGGGTGATCGCGGAGTTTCCAGCGCTGCGCGGCGTGGGCGTCCGAACGGTCGCGATGGATTCAGGGCGTCGCATCTGGGTGTCGCTGCAAGGTCGCGGGCTGTTTTGCATCCAGGGAGACGATGTACTCTTCGTACTCCCGGACCAGGAGATCACGCGTGTCGAGCAACTCAACGATAGCTTGATGGCCGTCGAGGCCCACGACGGCCTGCACGCCTTCGCCTTTCGGCAGATCGATAACGGCATTCGCCGGCTCCGCCTGGGCAATGCCGTAAAAAAAGCATTGACGCCCCGGTATCACATTGGACAGTCGGATGGCCTGTTGTCCAGTATCGTAGCCGGCGCAGTGACTAGCGCCGAAGCGCTCTGGGTCGCCCATCCGGGCGGCCTCACCGTCATGCCGCTTTCGGTTGTATACCGCGAGCTGCCCCCACCTACCGTGTTGCTCACGGCGGTGAATTTGAACGGAATCAACAACACGCCGGCCCTGCCGCTGCGTTTTTCTGCCCGCGACCGGAATGTAGGTTTTTCGTTCAGTTCCACAGCATTCGCCAGCCAGCATCGGGTGTATTACCGCTACCGGTTGCGTGGCTTCGACAACATGTGGCGGGAAACCGATGAAAACGCGGTGCACTACGCGGACCTTCCCTCGGGTTCATACCAGTTCGAGGTGCAGGCCGGCGTGGAGCCCAATGTATTCAGTCAGGCAGTAGCCTACGCATTTGCGATTCCGAGACCGTTCCATGAACACCCGATTGTGTGGGCCTCCGCACTGTTGCTCTTACTCGGTGCGCTGTATGGCGGTCATCGGTACCGCGTCCGCCACCTCGTCCATATCGAACGTACACGCACCCAGATCGCGATGGATCTTCACGACGACATCGGAAGCTCCCTGATGAGTCTGTCCCTGCTCTCCACCATGGCGCGCCAGCGTAGCGAGCAGAAGGAAGAGGTATCGCCGCTATTGTCGGAAATCGGCCTCACCGCTAGCGCACTCGTAGATAGTATGTCCGACATCGTATGGGCGATCGATCCGATGCAGGATACGTTTCGAAGCGTCATCGAACGGCTCCAGGGGTTCGCGCAACGGATGACGGCGTCCAGCGATATCGATATCGAATGGCAGATCGGGCCGGAGATCGATGCGATCGTGTTTCCGCCCCGCGTTCGGCGCAATCTCTACCTGATTGTGAAGGAAGCGATGACAAACGCGATCAAACACAGCGGGAGCGCGATGATCGTGATTCGTATGCGATCGGAGGAGCATGCATTGACTGTGGAGGTGGAAGACAGCGGCAAGGGGCTCCCATCGGGCACGCCGGCCGGAGGATATGGCTTACGGACGATGCGCATGCGCGCCGGCAAATCCGGCGCATCGCTCTTCATCCACGCCGTCGAGCAGGGCGGCACCCGTGTTACCGTCCGCTGCCCGTTTAATGCACAGGCCTGA
- a CDS encoding response regulator transcription factor: MSTSPESSIAVAIVEDDNGLRQGMRWMIESSPGFLCYGAYGSCEEAIGTWRATPPPAGLIVLMDVGLPGMTGIEGTRIVRQEWPGLLILTITMFEDTDTILQAIRAGAVGYLIKSIAPPDLLQAIRVVRGGGSFLSGPVALKILEQFQHTGDPRSEYELSPREEEILQGLVNGYTYKRLADHLGISIDTVRSHIKNLYDKLHVHSRNEAVALAVRYGLRPKETA; this comes from the coding sequence ATGAGCACATCCCCTGAATCGAGTATCGCCGTCGCCATCGTGGAAGATGACAACGGGCTGCGGCAGGGCATGCGGTGGATGATCGAGTCCTCGCCTGGCTTCCTGTGTTACGGGGCCTATGGCTCGTGTGAGGAGGCCATAGGGACCTGGCGAGCCACACCTCCGCCGGCTGGGCTCATCGTGCTCATGGATGTCGGGCTGCCGGGCATGACGGGCATCGAGGGCACCCGGATCGTGCGCCAGGAGTGGCCGGGTTTGCTCATCCTCACAATCACGATGTTTGAGGATACAGATACGATCCTCCAGGCCATTCGCGCTGGCGCCGTCGGGTACCTGATCAAATCCATCGCGCCGCCCGACCTGCTCCAGGCCATTCGTGTGGTTCGCGGCGGGGGGAGTTTTCTTTCAGGGCCCGTGGCCCTCAAAATCCTCGAACAGTTCCAGCATACCGGCGATCCGCGCTCCGAATACGAGCTGTCGCCGCGTGAGGAGGAGATTCTCCAGGGCCTCGTGAACGGGTATACCTACAAGCGCCTTGCGGATCATCTCGGCATAAGCATCGATACCGTCCGCTCCCACATCAAGAATCTGTACGACAAGCTGCACGTCCACTCGCGGAACGAGGCGGTGGCGCTGGCCGTCCGATACGGCCTTCGCCCGAAGGAGACGGCCTGA
- a CDS encoding ATP-binding protein, with protein MEIERFVVGSSTEGDGLPGHDAPIPQLHLFIEHSPSATLFMNAAGKVLYANARFWSLFDTSFFDRSLNPLTMYHLSGFDEGLLASIRALLNGRATDFSLTSLYRMGPESTAHPLRIRGTAVRDARQTVQGAVLVFDREEEKIQAKAPSVTAHPAPPDDWLAQMQHVFIHTMSHEFRTPLGVINGYAELLRQELTELGAAMPAGLPPQIDEFTTAIHENAQKLLLLTNELFDLSNMRQLPLLPIGLHDTLRPVANQNGELLARKGVRFELELDGDEIMVRSDRKRLYQVLDILLSNAAKFTDTGIVRLATHHQGHEVEIEVTDTGIGMSTEFMDMLFTPFTQEDDRLNRTYPGAGLGLALAKLFVGLMEGRIEVVSKKGVGSTFKLVLPTA; from the coding sequence ATGGAAATTGAGCGTTTTGTAGTCGGCTCCTCAACCGAAGGCGATGGCCTTCCAGGGCACGATGCGCCGATACCTCAGTTGCACCTCTTTATCGAGCACTCCCCTTCGGCGACGCTGTTCATGAACGCGGCCGGTAAGGTGCTGTATGCCAATGCTCGGTTCTGGTCGTTGTTCGACACGTCGTTCTTCGATAGGAGCTTGAACCCGCTCACCATGTACCATCTTAGCGGGTTTGATGAAGGGTTACTCGCTTCGATTCGTGCGCTGCTAAATGGCCGGGCTACCGACTTTTCCCTTACGTCGCTCTACCGGATGGGCCCGGAATCCACCGCGCACCCGCTTCGTATTCGCGGGACCGCCGTCCGAGATGCACGGCAGACCGTCCAGGGCGCCGTGCTGGTGTTTGACAGGGAGGAGGAGAAGATCCAGGCCAAAGCGCCGTCCGTCACGGCGCATCCTGCGCCTCCGGACGACTGGTTGGCGCAGATGCAGCACGTGTTCATCCACACGATGAGCCACGAATTTCGCACCCCGCTCGGGGTCATCAACGGCTACGCCGAGTTGCTGCGTCAGGAGCTGACGGAACTTGGGGCGGCGATGCCGGCGGGGCTTCCGCCTCAGATTGACGAGTTCACCACGGCCATCCACGAAAACGCCCAGAAGTTACTGCTGCTCACCAATGAGCTGTTCGACCTATCTAACATGCGACAGCTCCCGCTCCTCCCCATTGGTCTGCATGATACGCTGCGCCCGGTAGCGAATCAGAATGGGGAGCTGCTGGCGCGGAAAGGCGTCCGCTTCGAACTGGAACTCGATGGCGACGAGATCATGGTCCGGAGCGACCGTAAGCGCCTCTATCAGGTGCTCGATATCCTGCTCTCGAACGCCGCCAAGTTCACCGACACCGGCATCGTACGCCTGGCGACCCACCACCAGGGGCACGAGGTAGAAATCGAGGTGACGGATACCGGCATCGGGATGTCGACCGAATTCATGGACATGCTTTTCACCCCGTTCACGCAGGAGGACGACCGCCTCAATCGAACGTACCCTGGCGCCGGCCTGGGCCTGGCGCTGGCGAAACTGTTTGTGGGGCTCATGGAGGGTCGCATCGAAGTCGTCAGCAAAAAGGGTGTCGGTTCCACCTTTAAACTCGTGTTGCCGACAGCCTGA
- a CDS encoding MFS transporter, protein MRDQAGYVELIRNNANFRRLWAGQLVSLLGDWFNTIALYSLIASLTGSPLAMGGVFLFKMVPWALASPVAGLLVDRFNRRQIMIVADLLRAVAVLGFLLVDRAEHVPLAYLLIALQVIIGSVFDPAKSASLPNITSPRELITANALSSASWSVMLAIGAGVGGLATEWLGIRAVFLIDSATYLVSAYFIYRTRIPQQTGPAGRGSPLGAAYRQFTDGWGYLLSRPQIGRIALAKTAWAVGGGATVYMLTLLGQQLFPGTQAAGMGALFFARGIGTGIGPVLARNLFVDQKRWPAVLGVCISLSGLSYLTIGFHAWPIGAMLAVGCAHAASGANWVFSTVLLQQRTIDAYRGRVFASEMLLVLGTESLSILAASLMLEYGGFSLQTAFLVFASLQVLSGLAWLQAVVPAERRGDAASHA, encoded by the coding sequence ATGCGCGATCAGGCGGGTTATGTCGAGCTGATTCGAAACAACGCCAACTTCCGTCGGCTGTGGGCCGGGCAGTTGGTCTCCCTCCTCGGCGACTGGTTCAACACCATCGCCCTCTACAGCCTCATCGCCTCCCTTACGGGTTCTCCGCTGGCGATGGGAGGCGTATTCCTGTTTAAGATGGTGCCCTGGGCGCTGGCATCACCGGTTGCCGGCCTGCTCGTGGACCGCTTCAATCGTCGGCAGATCATGATCGTAGCCGACCTTCTCCGCGCCGTGGCGGTGCTGGGCTTTCTGCTGGTCGACCGCGCCGAACACGTGCCGCTGGCGTATCTACTCATCGCCCTCCAGGTCATCATCGGATCGGTCTTCGATCCCGCGAAGAGCGCCTCACTCCCCAACATCACCTCTCCCCGTGAGCTGATCACGGCCAACGCCCTTTCATCGGCCAGCTGGTCCGTGATGCTGGCGATCGGCGCCGGCGTGGGCGGGCTGGCCACGGAATGGCTAGGCATCCGCGCGGTCTTCCTCATCGACAGCGCCACCTACCTTGTCTCCGCCTACTTCATCTACCGAACCCGGATCCCGCAGCAGACAGGGCCAGCGGGAAGGGGGTCGCCCCTGGGGGCGGCCTACCGACAGTTTACCGATGGTTGGGGCTACCTGTTGAGCCGGCCGCAGATCGGCCGAATCGCCCTGGCCAAGACGGCCTGGGCCGTCGGCGGCGGCGCCACGGTGTATATGCTGACGCTGCTGGGGCAACAGCTTTTCCCGGGCACCCAGGCCGCCGGTATGGGAGCGCTGTTCTTCGCGCGAGGCATCGGGACCGGCATTGGACCTGTTCTGGCCCGAAACCTCTTTGTCGACCAGAAACGATGGCCGGCGGTGCTCGGGGTCTGTATCTCCCTGAGCGGGCTGTCGTACCTCACCATCGGATTTCATGCCTGGCCGATCGGCGCCATGCTGGCCGTAGGCTGCGCCCATGCCGCGAGTGGCGCCAACTGGGTATTCTCTACCGTCCTCCTCCAGCAGCGCACGATCGATGCGTATCGGGGACGCGTATTCGCATCCGAAATGCTGCTTGTACTCGGCACCGAAAGCCTGTCGATCCTCGCGGCCAGCCTCATGCTGGAATATGGAGGATTTTCGTTGCAGACCGCTTTCCTGGTGTTCGCCTCGTTGCAGGTTTTGAGCGGACTGGCGTGGCTCCAGGCCGTTGTGCCGGCCGAGCGCAGAGGGGATGCCGCGAGCCACGCCTGA